A window of Hordeum vulgare subsp. vulgare chromosome 5H, MorexV3_pseudomolecules_assembly, whole genome shotgun sequence genomic DNA:
CACTGCCTGGATGGACGCACCTGGCATGGTCATGCTGAACTGAAGCTCATGACACCTGGTGCAGAGATGCTGCAGGTTCCTCATCGAGCTAGCTCATGTCATGTCATGCCATGGCATGGCATCTTCCGGTGAACGCCGGCCTGAGCGGTGGTGACCAGTATTCAGGGTAGTAGCAGCCTATCTCCATCCTGTAGCATGCAGTGCATTAACTTGGACCTCCGTGCTGCGTGAATGTCATGGCCGAGCTCATCGGTGGCGTGGTGGGTGCGGTGGATTTTCTATGCTCCCCGGCCGGTTCAGGCGCCGCCTGTCATGGTTGCTTGCTTGGTTACTTACTATTGCCTGCCCTTGATCCACTAGTTTTGCACCACCAGCACTGCTACTAGTAGCTTGGTAGCATGGAAGTTGTGACCTAGCAGCTTAGCAGCTCATGATGCTTTGTGCTTGCCTATTCGCCTAGGTTAGCTAGCATGGTCCGGTGCGGTGGTTTAatttagatgatgatgatgatactgtCGGTAATGCTGTTAAACTACTCCATCTAGTTAAGGGCGATAAGATGCAGCCCAATCTATCTATGTTCCCAGGCCCCTCCCTAATGATTATTTTTTACTTGATTTTCTTCATCTTTTACCTCtacaaatatttttgaagcaacAGATGATATAATTGTGTAATGTTGCAGCCAATTCAGAGTAGATTATAATGAATCTAGTGACGGTAAAACTTTGGATTATTATATTATACAATGAAAAGCACAGTAAAAGACAGTATATATGCAGTGTCTATCCATGCACTCGGCAACAAGACGTGCATGCACATTATTTCGCCTCAGGATCAGCTCGAGTTCTCGAGCCATAAAGTGCCTGTGTAAGAAGAAGTCGATCCGACTCAGCAGGTAACCATGCTCCACGTCGCGGGATTCACGTCGCAACGGAGATCGCCACCAAGTTTCCATGGACGGACACGCGTGCCTCGTGTGTTGCGTTAAAAGGCAAGAACAGTTTAATTAACTACTACCACTGTAGCACTCTGATGGTATCCCTCCGCAGCTTGCATCAGAACCTGTCTCCCCCCTCTGCGTCCGGTGCATGCTTAATGGTTTGTCACTTCACGCCTATCTTACATTTTACAATGGACATCTGGTGATACTCTGAACTCTGAATTTGCACAGTGATCTGAATTTTTACCTCTGCGAGTCCTGCGTCCTGACCAGTGAGTTCTTACAGGGAACCAACCAGGTAGGTCTTGCTTGCTTGTCTGCATATAACTGAATGCAGGGTGACGAGGAAATTGGAACTCACAGCATGACCGCAGGAGCGAGCCTCCGAGTGGCCACCGGCGGTCCGGTGCGTGCAACCTGAAATACACGCACACTGACTCCAAGCTCGGCAGCGCATGCATAACGTATAACGTAGGAGTACGTACGAACTGGCACGAAAGCATTTGACAGCCGTACGTAGGCGTACGTGCGTGCGATGGATGGATGTTCTTGTTTGACAAGAAGAGACTGGATTCTCATCACAATCTGAGCGGAGCAGCAGGTGGTGGAGAGCCACGAACAGTTTTAAAGCAAGTTTTCTAGGCATCGTCCTGGCTCTTGATGTGCGAGCAACTACGTCCACAAGCAAAACACCGTACAACTATATATCGTGCTGACTCGCAGCAGCCAGCAGCATCTTGCTGGTTTGAGGGTTCATAGAAAAGCACTCGCAGCAGCCAGCTGCATTGTGGTGACTGCTGAGCAACTTACTGCCCGCAGAAACCCGGTGAGATTTCTTTCTTGATTTTGCAACTGAAGAAACAAAAATGCCCAATGACACATGGGTCTAGGCGCATCCTGATTGAACAAATAATTTAAAATATAGTAAAGCCAAGCAATCCTGTTTTTTTTTCAAACAAATATGGGTCTTATGTGCAAATAAAAGTAAGTTCTATATAAAGTGACCATTGAAGTTTAATGAAGGAATGTTTTTTTTTTCACCCAAAGGAACATTTGTGTCATTTCTTTGTGAAAATTTATACATGAACATAACGCTTGGCCTTGTTCGTCATAAAAAGTTTCAAAATTGTTTGATTACTTTTATATTTAAAAAAACATTAACAGTATTATATAAGACTGCGCCTAGAATTATGTCCCAAATATCCGTGTCGGCTCACCGTGGGTGTTCGGATATTTTGGTTATTTCAACTTGAGTAGTTCAGTTTATGGGTAATTTTAGTACTTAAAAACAAGAACCGGAACTTTTTCTCCCAAAAAATACCCAAACTCAAATTACCCGATTTTTTCGTTTGGGTAATTGGGGTATCCAAAAAACCCGAAATATTCGAAGTACACATTAACTTTTGGTATGAATTATTTGGGTAGTTTGAGTATTTAGGATAGTATGGGTATATTAATTTTTTTAGCACAGTACAAACGCAAGCGCTCATATGCACGCGTATACATTCACCCCTATGAACGCACACACGCACACCCTATCCCTATGAGCACCTCCGAAAGACTGGGccgacatatcatcttgagatttacgaagtcatcaTAGGCGCCTTGTCGTCGACGAGAACGTCTCCTTACACCGAAAGCATATCGCCTGTCCCTCTAATCATCCAACCACAAGTTGGTTTGCATATCttagttagtatgggtaacaTGACAATGTAATAATATGATGAATAATTTGCATGGTATGAATTATTCGGGTAGTATGGTTATTTCAGCTTTTCTAGACTCGAACCCGACCCCGAAAACCGTATAGACAGAAAATGAGAACTGAACCCTAACCCAATACTCGAATTTCTGACAATTTGGGTAATTCGGTTCGGTTCAGGTTCGAGTAATGGGTTAGGGTATCCAAATGCCGAGGGTGAGATGTGACAAAACTCTTTGCATCAGTTGATTTTCAAAGGATAGAAGGCAACAACAGAGGCCGAGCCACGAAACACTAGAAGGCAACACCAAAAGCCAAGCTACGGAACACTAGCGACGCTAAGCTGGGAGCAAAATGGAGCCGTGGATGCGTACCAACAGCGTCGCCAGTGGACGGGAGTCCAAGGTTTAGGACCAGTTCTTTTGACTCAATTCTAAAGAATTACTGCCCAGAAAATTACAATCGCAAAAGAAGTCGTTTCTTCCCCAGTAATTATCTGAGAATTACCAGAATTACTAATGCATTTCAGCATTGTGAGGACCTAGCAATTCTGATAATTATGACCAGTCCCTCAAAAGAAAACCTTTCGTTTTGAACTGCTACCCCTATTGAATGATGATATTACGTTTAAATTGCCACTCGGGCCATACTGCAATAGGGCCAAAACAAAGCCTCCTATTTCATTACCCTCACCGCAATGCCGCCGCAAGCCGTCAGATCCCCGCCACCCTGTGTCGTTGCCTCCCCAGACAGGCCACCCTAGTCCTGCGTCGCCGGGCCGCCACCCTGCACCACCGCCGCCCATTCTCCTCCTCTCTATCCCGCCGGGCCGCCATATCTCGACGCCTCTCCGCCCGGCCACCCTGCTCCTGTGCCGTCCGGCCGCCACATCTCGATGCCTCCCCACCCTACCAACCCGCTCCTCCGCCGCCATCGTCCCTTCTCCTCGTCTCCATCCCGCTAGGCTGCCACATCTAGACGCCTCCCCACCCGGCCAACCCGCTCCTGCGTTGCCAGGCCGCTACCCTGCGCCGCAAccgccccttctcctcctctccttctcgCCAGGCCGCCATCtcaacgcccccccccccccccggccaccTTGCTCTTGCGCCGTTGTCGCCCCTTCTCCATTTTAATCTAGGGGCGTTTCACGCATTTCAAAAGACAACTCATACAACAATTACATGCTAGAATTACAGAAAAGAATTGGACAGATAATTATGTGGTCAGACGATTCTATAGGCAATTTCCTAGAATTAtggttctgaaaaattatgaggtgaaaagaactggcccttaacGGGTTCAGATGAGGGGAACCATGACGGGATATGGAGGAGGGATGGCAAGGGCGGTGGTAGCATGGTGAGGCGGTGGATCGAGCAGGGCGTAGCGGGGACGCATTGGCCAAAAGAAGAAAAACTGTTGAATATgtgctcttttttctttttttttaaggTAAACGCTTCCacccggcgcgccggccgaatcATTCGGCCGGTCGCGCGCGGGCCGCGCGCTCGCTGGCAGGTGCATGCAACATTTCttctttaattttgctgcaatcGTGTTTTTTTTTATACAAACGTTTTCCATGCAGCTTTTTTTCTCgtgtaaatttgttgcaaccaacGTTCATATTTGCTACAAGCTTTTCTATTTACtacatttgtccagtaaaaaagctgcatatatgtttggttgcaactcgagttcgttgaatttttgctacaaccggcgttttgacttttgctacaaccgtgttattttttgctacaaccggcatcatttttttgctgcaaccgttcactaaaaaagttgcatacacgtcatgtagatttttgctacaaccgacgtttgacttttgctacgacGCATCATCTTCTTCGTTTTTTTCTACGTacatattttttttgctacaattttttttgttgcaaccgttgacgaaAAATGCTGCATAACGTTTAAATTTGTTGCATGgaggaaaaaatgttgcatgaagaGATCTGACGGCCCTCCCTCAAGATCTGGCGGTCTCGCCGCGACCGGCGCTTGCGCCGGCGTGTAGTACTGCCTTTTTTTTTAAAGGCTATACATTTTCATTAGATTTTAGTAAAATTGGAGTACCATATTATGCTGTTTTCATCTTTCGTGTACTCCACGAAACCAGCTAGTGCTGCTTTAGGAAcatattcttattttattttatgacaaATTAGTCAACTCGATCGATCACCAGCCATGGATTAGCATTCTTGATCCTTAATAAAATCTGGAGGTGGGGAGCAGGGAGGCATGCGTATCCTACGGATCACGGCACGCACCATGTAAAAGTTATTTGTTTGTTAATCCTCATTTACAATGGAACCCGGCTGCTGCCTGCAGGCAAGGAGGAAAACAAGCAATACTAGTGGTGTACCACTCGATCGGCACGTACAGCGGCGCACGACCTACAAGATGCTGGTGAACATCTGGCTGACCAGGTTCGAGTACGACGCCGGAGCGGCGTCTccggctgccgccgccgcctgctGCTTGACGACGGCCGGGGCGGCGGCGCCGAGCGCGCTCGACCCTCGGCGGTCGCGCTCCTTGACGAGCTCGTGCGCGAACCGCTCCAGCTTCTCGGCGTTGGTCTGCTCCGCCAGCTTCTTCCCACAGAACAGCACCGACTCCACGTTCTTCTGCGACAGCATCTCCTCCGCCGCCACGCACCCCTTCGCCGCCGCTGCCGCGCATcggcctccccgcggcgaccccatcGCCTGTATGCGTGTGTAGTTGCTCGTCCTGTTATGCCCGAACGCCATGGCCACTGCTTGATCCACCTGGCGCGAAAATGTCGGAAGCGTTAGGCCAAGATGCATGCAGTGCAAGAATTAATGGACCACGCTTGCAACTTGCAAGCGAAAATGGTGGTTGGGTGGACTCTGAGGCTGAGTTCACGTGGGTTAATAATCTCGTACCATGTCGGACACGCCCTCGGCGGCGATCCTGACGATCTCGGACGTCGACGCGCCGCCGGTGCCGGCGGCGGGGCGCTGCTCGCCCTCCCCGCTGCCGATGGAGATGACCAGCAGGTCCTCCACGCCGGAGGCCAGCGGGAACTCGCGCTTGTTGTTCAGCACGTGCGTGATGGCGGCCGCCGTGGGGTTGCCGAGCGCCACGCCGCCGCCCACGGCCACGATGCGGGTCGACCCGTCGCACGACCGCACCTCCACCGCCGACGACGAGCGGTCCGACCCGGCGCAGGTCGCGGCGCACACGTCGCGCAGGCGGAAGTCGTAGGCCGGGTTCTCGACGGCGTCGGCGCGGGAGAATAGGAACGGCCCCCCCGTGGCCAGGTCGTAGCACGGGACGAGCACCGGCCGCGCGGTGTCCCGGAGCGTCAGGTCGCCGAACACCTTGCGGAAGGCGGCACCGCCGGCCGGGCGCCGGAGCAGCGCGCGGAGGCTCCCGGACGAGGACGACCAGCCGCGGCGGAGGCTGCGCACGAGGAACGCGAGCGCGTCTTCCGCGGAGTAGAGCGGCCGCGCGTCGTCCTTGCCGCGCGCCACCAGCATGGCCGCCAGCAcgccgccggcgccggagcccgcGGCCACGTCGAAGAAGTCCGCCAGGCGCGCCTTGGGGTCCCCGGTGCGCCGCCGCAGGGAAGCCTCCAGCCTCACGAGCGCCGCGCCGGCGAGCAGCCCGTCGGCGGCGCGACCGCCGCCGTCGATCGACAGGATGCACACCTTCCCCGCCTGCACCCGCGGCGGCGTGTCCTTCGCAGCCGCGGGCGGCGTGTGCGGCGAGCCACCGGCGAAGAGGAGCTTGGGGTCGTCGTAGCCGAACAGGAACTTGCTCTCGAGGATGGAGAAGATCTCGTAGGTGAGCTTGTCCACATCCATGGCGGCGGCCGGCCCCGCTGGAGCCTGTTCCATTCTGTGGTCGACGCCGGCTGGAGCGCGCGCGCGCACGAAGCTGAGAGGAGGCGTTGTGCGTTCTGCTGTGTGCGCACGGGGGGCGGGCGTGGAGAGCAGAGCACCGAGCAGTTGCCGGCCTTTTATAGTGGCGGGAAGGTagaaggagggcgtgggttcgtggCGTTGACTCGTCTAGCCCACCGTGGCGCGAGCCCAGACCGGAGACACCAGTAATTTATTTTTCTTACTACTTGTATTGTGCAGTAATTAATATGAGGATCGTGACTGTCACAAGAAGTGCGTCGACCATTTTTACAACACATCAAACATTCATATAGACGCGCCTACACTTATCCATATAAACGTacatatatatatcatatatttaTGATCATCTTTAAAAGGTTAACTGACATATTATTTTAAGATTTACGAAGTTATTGTAAAATTATATGAAAGATTGGACGGTGACTATTATTCAAACATGCTAAACCTACGGGTTTACTATGACCTAATTACAGTCCATCCGTCCCACATACCCCCTCCTTACGAAATTACCTAATTCAAAAGAAACCGTCATTTTGAGAGCTTCATGGGACTCATAAAAAATCACCTAAATCCTGAAAAAACTTAAAAGAAAAGCAATTCTAGGAAAAAGTAGCAATATCGTATTTCCCGGAGGTTAAATTAGGATTGCTTGTTAATGGTTGGTCAATCTTGATGATTTTCCTTCATACGAATTTACTTGTCGTGAAAAATGGATGTTGCTGACGGAGTAAGTACTCAACTTCTCCTTGAATTTCAGGGTTGAAGTCACTTTTCCAattaagggcatgtacaatgatgACATACGGATACATATGTCCCATGATAAAAAAAAACAACTTGAAACATTGATATTAATTTTTCTGTACAATGCAAGCTATCATCAGGGTGCCTCATCAAGGAATAAAATAAAGACTCGAATACACATGTATCTTTACTTTTCACTCTAACTTTTTCAGCCTTTTACACCGGACCACACATTTTCTCTTCAAGCACCCGCCTCCTGCATAGGACCCCGCTTCCTTATCCGAACCTACTTTTCTGACATCCGATCCTACATGACATACTCTCATTTTATCATCCTGAGGCTATGCATTATACATGCCCTAATAGCCAACCACAACTTGCCACGTGCACTGTTTCATGGTCAGCAGTAAATACCCCTGTAAAGATCTGTATGTGTAGCATTACTCTCATTTTATTATGTTTTATTTTGCGGGGAGTTAGTTGTTGGATCGATGTCCAGTGTGACGTGAAAGATCTCGGCAATGGTTAGGGTTTAGAACGGGTCTAGCATAGCCACACAATATACCTGTCTTCCATTTCGCATGACCCTTATCAAGATAACATTAACACATATTTTTTGTTCACACAAATACAAAATAACATTAACATACATGGTATTGTCGACACCAACTATATTAGTGATCCACACAAGTAGAGTACACATGATTCATGAATGCCCAAAAGACAACTAAATATGACCAATAACTACAGATGTGCTCTCCTAGACTTCTTTTCTTTGAAGTCAGCAACTATATCATCATAACTAATTTGTCTATGATTTCTGGCTCTACTTGTGGAAGCAAGCAGTCCGCAAGAAACTCATTTTCAATTTTGTTGCACAACCTTTACTTTATAACTTCCGAACCGAATACTCTATCCATGATGAGAAACTCTTGAAATAGCTATACTGGAATCTTATTTTAGCCCCTTGCAATCGAGAAACAAAAGCCTTATACTTTCATTTTGGTTGCATTGGACCCAGTCTAAACTATGATCGTCTCCCGGGCTATACTGCCAAACTTGTGGATATAATGAAGTATTTCACTGCATGAATTCAACGCCTAAAGAATGGtatgtgttcttcttcttcctcttgaccTAGTTTTGGTTCTTTTCTTACCATTGGCAATGTTCCTACTCTTCTTCATATTGTCTCCAATCTTCCAATTCATCTTCACCTTCCTCCTAGCCCTGACTTACCAACTCCACAGACGTTAGAGAACCATGGGTGGTGTAAGTTGCTGGATGTTCTTGTTCGACACTTCCTTCACTTCTCTTTCGTTTGGAAACAGACCCCATGGTCTGTTGTTTCACTAATGTTACCTCAaccaaaaatgcaaaaaaaatattGTTACTTCTCTCAATCAAAACATGGTTGACTACCCATTACTATAACCACCAAAATCAAGTTGCTTTAATGGGTACAAACGTGTTTACCCTCATCCCGGGGGGTCATGGAAATTTGGCAATC
This region includes:
- the LOC123398678 gene encoding patatin-like protein 3, whose protein sequence is MEQAPAGPAAAMDVDKLTYEIFSILESKFLFGYDDPKLLFAGGSPHTPPAAAKDTPPRVQAGKVCILSIDGGGRAADGLLAGAALVRLEASLRRRTGDPKARLADFFDVAAGSGAGGVLAAMLVARGKDDARPLYSAEDALAFLVRSLRRGWSSSSGSLRALLRRPAGGAAFRKVFGDLTLRDTARPVLVPCYDLATGGPFLFSRADAVENPAYDFRLRDVCAATCAGSDRSSSAVEVRSCDGSTRIVAVGGGVALGNPTAAAITHVLNNKREFPLASGVEDLLVISIGSGEGEQRPAAGTGGASTSEIVRIAAEGVSDMVDQAVAMAFGHNRTSNYTRIQAMGSPRGGRCAAAAAKGCVAAEEMLSQKNVESVLFCGKKLAEQTNAEKLERFAHELVKERDRRGSSALGAAAPAVVKQQAAAAAGDAAPASYSNLVSQMFTSIL